In one Streptomyces sp. T12 genomic region, the following are encoded:
- a CDS encoding dihydrodipicolinate synthase family protein gives MTAHPSPTTTLLRPRFAPLSFPLTGVVPPVCTPLTPDREVDVPSLLRLVDHLMDGGVHGLFVLGSSSEAAYLTDRQRRVVVEAVTGHVGGRLPVLAGVIDMTTPRVLDHVREVTEAGADAVVATAPFYARTHPTEIARHYRLIAAACPVPVVAYDLPASVHTKLPADVILDLAAEGTLAGLKDSSGDLAGFREVVIGARTRPDVTGFSVLTGSELVVDAALAVGADGAVPGLANVDPHGYVHLDRLCRAGDWERARVEQERLCALFGMVTVGDPGRMGGSSSALGAFKAALHLRGVIACAATAEPQMPLSAEEVEGVGKFLAGAGLL, from the coding sequence ATGACCGCCCACCCGTCACCCACCACCACCCTTCTAAGGCCGCGCTTCGCGCCCCTTTCTTTTCCGCTCACCGGTGTCGTCCCGCCCGTCTGCACGCCCCTGACACCGGACCGCGAGGTGGACGTCCCGTCACTGCTCAGGCTGGTCGACCACCTGATGGATGGCGGGGTGCACGGCCTGTTCGTGCTCGGTTCGTCGTCGGAGGCGGCGTATCTGACGGACCGGCAGCGCAGAGTTGTGGTGGAGGCGGTGACGGGGCACGTGGGGGGCCGGCTCCCCGTGCTGGCGGGCGTGATCGACATGACGACGCCGAGGGTGTTGGACCATGTCCGGGAGGTCACGGAGGCGGGCGCGGACGCGGTGGTGGCGACCGCGCCCTTCTACGCCCGGACCCACCCGACCGAGATCGCCCGCCACTACCGCCTGATCGCGGCGGCCTGCCCGGTCCCGGTGGTGGCCTACGACCTCCCGGCCTCCGTCCACACCAAACTCCCCGCCGACGTGATCCTGGACCTCGCCGCCGAGGGCACGCTGGCCGGTCTGAAGGACTCCAGCGGCGACCTGGCCGGATTCCGCGAGGTCGTCATCGGCGCCCGCACCCGCCCCGACGTCACGGGCTTCAGCGTGCTGACCGGCTCGGAGCTCGTCGTCGACGCGGCCCTCGCGGTCGGCGCGGACGGCGCGGTGCCGGGCCTCGCCAACGTCGACCCGCACGGCTACGTCCACCTCGACCGCCTGTGCCGGGCCGGCGACTGGGAGCGGGCCCGGGTCGAGCAGGAACGCCTGTGCGCCCTCTTCGGCATGGTGACCGTGGGGGACCCGGGGCGGATGGGCGGGAGCTCGTCGGCACTGGGCGCGTTCAAGGCGGCGCTGCACCTGCGGGGCGTCATCGCCTGCGCGGCGACGGCGGAGCCTCAGATGCCGTTGTCGGCGGAGGAGGTGGAGGGGGTGGGGAAGTTCCTGGCGGGAGCGGGGTTGCTGTAA